The following coding sequences lie in one Xanthomonas hortorum pv. pelargonii genomic window:
- the dmeF gene encoding CDF family Co(II)/Ni(II) efflux transporter DmeF produces the protein MSITHAAPHCAQSHTFASANPLAEHSTRKAVILTVVMMVVEIVGGWTLNSMALLADGWHMSSHALALGLALFAYRFARRNANDVRFTFGTWKVEVLGGYTSAILLLGVAGLMAFQSVERLFSPKPIQYQEATVIAVIGLLVNLICAWWLRDSHSHAHGHGHHHGHGHEHAHDGHGHGHGHGHHDGHADLNLRAAYLHVVADAATSVLAIVALVAGMHWGVTWLDPIMGIVGAVLVTVWAWGLLRSTGRVLLDAEMDAPVVEEVKQVIAELPHAIDIGDLHVWRVGSDRYACVVSLITAADIDAKLVREALQIHEELVHITVELQRPPATLAAG, from the coding sequence ATGTCGATCACGCACGCCGCGCCGCACTGCGCGCAGTCGCACACCTTTGCCAGCGCCAACCCGCTGGCCGAACACAGCACCCGCAAGGCCGTCATCCTGACCGTGGTCATGATGGTGGTGGAAATCGTCGGCGGCTGGACGCTCAACTCCATGGCCCTGCTCGCCGATGGCTGGCATATGAGCTCGCACGCGCTCGCCCTGGGGCTTGCGTTGTTCGCCTACCGCTTCGCGCGGCGCAATGCCAACGATGTGCGTTTCACCTTCGGCACCTGGAAGGTCGAGGTGCTAGGGGGCTATACCAGCGCGATCCTGTTGCTGGGCGTTGCCGGCCTGATGGCATTTCAATCGGTGGAGCGATTGTTCTCGCCCAAGCCCATCCAGTATCAGGAAGCCACGGTCATTGCGGTCATCGGCCTGCTGGTCAACCTGATCTGCGCGTGGTGGTTACGCGATTCGCATAGCCATGCGCATGGCCATGGTCATCACCACGGGCACGGCCATGAGCACGCGCATGACGGTCATGGTCATGGTCATGGTCATGGTCACCACGACGGTCACGCCGATCTGAATCTGAGGGCGGCGTATCTGCACGTGGTCGCCGACGCGGCGACTTCGGTCTTGGCGATTGTCGCGCTGGTCGCCGGCATGCATTGGGGCGTGACTTGGCTAGACCCGATCATGGGCATCGTCGGCGCGGTGCTGGTCACCGTGTGGGCGTGGGGACTGCTGCGCAGTACCGGCCGCGTGCTGCTGGATGCGGAGATGGATGCCCCGGTGGTGGAAGAAGTGAAGCAGGTCATCGCCGAGCTGCCGCATGCGATCGACATCGGCGACCTGCATGTCTGGCGCGTCGGCAGCGATCGTTATGCCTGCGTGGTCAGTCTGATCACCGCGGCAGATATCGATGCGAAGCTGGTTCGCGAGGCGCTGCAGATTCATGAAGAACTGGTGCATATCACCGTCGAGTTGCAGCGCCCGCCAGCGACGCTCGCGGCGGGCTAG
- the panE gene encoding 2-dehydropantoate 2-reductase: MRILILGAGGTGGYFGGRLAQAGVDVTFLVRDARAAQLQADGLRIRSPLGDADLPVAHVTVQDLPALVAQRPFDLVILSCKAYDLDSAIEAIAPAVGEHTTVLPILNGLRHYAALDERFGAARVLGGLCFISATKGEHGEILHLGKPAAMTFGERDGSAASARVQAFAAACAQAGIDHVASEQIAQEQWIKYSFLTALAAATCLMRAPVGAIVATDDGRALINGLYNECLWAADAAGQPIPEAARAKALQTLLQVDSPLKASMLRDLEAGQDVEAAQIVGDMLKRVRETGRNAPLLMAANVHLQAYQVLRHS, translated from the coding sequence ATGCGTATTTTGATCCTGGGCGCCGGTGGCACCGGCGGTTATTTTGGCGGACGTCTGGCGCAGGCAGGGGTCGATGTCACCTTCCTGGTGCGCGATGCGCGTGCGGCGCAGTTGCAGGCCGATGGCTTGCGCATCCGCAGCCCGCTCGGTGATGCCGATCTGCCGGTGGCGCATGTCACCGTGCAGGATCTGCCGGCGCTGGTGGCGCAGCGGCCGTTCGATCTGGTGATCCTCAGCTGCAAGGCCTACGACCTGGACAGCGCGATCGAGGCGATTGCGCCGGCCGTCGGTGAGCACACCACGGTGCTGCCGATCCTCAACGGTCTGCGCCACTACGCGGCGCTGGACGAGCGCTTCGGTGCCGCGCGGGTGTTGGGCGGGCTGTGCTTCATCAGCGCCACCAAGGGCGAGCACGGCGAGATCCTGCATCTGGGCAAGCCGGCGGCGATGACCTTCGGTGAGCGCGATGGCAGTGCCGCATCGGCGCGGGTGCAGGCGTTTGCTGCTGCCTGCGCGCAGGCCGGCATCGATCATGTGGCTAGCGAGCAGATCGCGCAGGAGCAGTGGATCAAGTACAGCTTCCTCACCGCGCTGGCGGCGGCCACCTGCCTGATGCGTGCGCCGGTCGGTGCGATCGTGGCCACCGACGACGGCCGCGCGTTGATCAACGGCTTGTACAACGAATGCCTGTGGGCTGCCGATGCGGCCGGGCAGCCGATTCCGGAAGCTGCGCGCGCCAAGGCGCTGCAGACCTTGTTGCAGGTGGATTCGCCGCTGAAGGCCTCGATGCTGCGCGATCTGGAAGCCGGCCAGGACGTGGAAGCGGCGCAGATCGTTGGCGACATGCTGAAGCGGGTGCGCGAGACCGGGCGCAACGCGCCGCTGCTGATGGCGGCGAATGTGCATTTGCAGGCGTATCAGGTGTTGCGGCATAGCTGA
- a CDS encoding ferredoxin--NADP reductase, with amino-acid sequence MQAVIIEARGGKPRSQTVLNTFVPVQFPLKLVDRRMIAPTVAHCQFLRDDGQPLDFQPGQFIQIHFNGADGTPTKRSYSLATIHDHAFGPGEAVDIAVSFVPGGSATALFEGLQIGDQLQASGPYGRFCLPPNDHNRRYVLIATGTGVTPYRSMLPLLAEAIASRGVQVVLLQGARTPAELLYGDDFRAFADAHPQFRYVPCFSRELPDQPHADVRHGYVQQQLAEFVPDAQGDIAYLCGNPDMVDSCVEALKEAGLPNAQIRREKYVSPAPAKV; translated from the coding sequence TTGCAGGCCGTTATTATAGAAGCCCGCGGGGGCAAGCCCCGATCACAGACTGTCCTAAATACGTTCGTGCCCGTTCAATTCCCCCTCAAGCTTGTCGACCGGCGCATGATTGCGCCCACCGTGGCCCACTGCCAGTTCCTGCGTGACGACGGGCAGCCGCTGGATTTCCAGCCCGGGCAGTTCATCCAGATCCATTTCAATGGCGCCGATGGCACGCCGACCAAGCGCAGCTATTCGCTGGCGACCATCCACGACCACGCGTTCGGACCGGGCGAGGCGGTGGATATCGCGGTGAGCTTCGTGCCCGGCGGCTCGGCCACGGCGCTGTTCGAGGGCCTGCAGATCGGCGACCAGTTGCAGGCCAGCGGGCCTTACGGCCGCTTCTGCCTGCCGCCAAACGATCACAACCGGCGCTATGTGCTGATCGCCACCGGTACCGGCGTCACCCCATACCGCTCGATGCTGCCGTTGCTGGCCGAGGCGATCGCCAGCCGCGGCGTGCAGGTGGTGCTGCTGCAGGGCGCGCGCACGCCGGCCGAGCTGCTGTACGGCGATGACTTCCGTGCGTTTGCCGATGCGCACCCGCAGTTCCGCTACGTGCCGTGTTTCTCGCGCGAGCTGCCCGACCAGCCGCACGCCGATGTACGGCACGGTTACGTGCAGCAGCAGCTGGCCGAATTCGTGCCCGATGCGCAGGGCGATATCGCCTACCTGTGCGGCAATCCGGACATGGTGGACAGCTGCGTCGAAGCCTTGAAAGAAGCCGGCCTGCCGAACGCGCAGATCCGTCGCGAGAAATACGTCAGCCCGGCGCCGGCAAAAGTCTGA
- a CDS encoding IS5 family transposase — MKPRKPYPTDISDEEWAFAAPYLTLMDAQAPQRRYALRAMFNALRWIARAGAPWRLLPNDFPPWEAVYQQTQRWLQAGCFEAMVSDLRSLLRVAHGKKGQPSAVIFDGRTLQSTCESGPRAGYDGYKRKKGSKVHMAVDTLGHLLAVQVTPANEQERAQVRSLAQEVQHVTGETVKIAFVDQGYTGEEPAQAAKEEGIELHVIKLQEAKKGFVLLPRRWVVERSFGWVNRFRRLARDYERLPETLAGLHFVVFTILMLGNAATLFQGS, encoded by the coding sequence ATGAAGCCTCGTAAGCCATATCCGACCGATATTTCCGACGAAGAATGGGCCTTTGCTGCGCCGTATCTGACACTGATGGATGCGCAGGCACCGCAGCGCAGGTACGCGCTACGCGCGATGTTCAATGCACTGCGCTGGATCGCACGCGCCGGCGCACCGTGGCGATTGCTTCCCAACGATTTCCCGCCTTGGGAGGCGGTGTATCAGCAAACGCAACGTTGGCTACAGGCTGGCTGCTTTGAGGCCATGGTCAGCGATTTGCGCTCACTCCTGCGTGTGGCGCACGGGAAGAAAGGCCAGCCGAGCGCGGTCATTTTCGATGGCCGGACGCTGCAGTCCACCTGTGAAAGCGGACCGCGCGCCGGATACGATGGCTACAAACGCAAGAAAGGGAGCAAGGTGCACATGGCGGTCGATACGCTGGGACACCTACTCGCCGTCCAGGTCACGCCAGCCAATGAGCAAGAGCGCGCGCAAGTCCGATCGTTGGCTCAAGAGGTACAACACGTGACCGGTGAAACGGTCAAGATCGCGTTTGTGGATCAAGGCTATACCGGCGAAGAACCGGCGCAGGCGGCCAAGGAAGAAGGCATCGAGTTGCACGTCATCAAGCTGCAAGAAGCGAAGAAAGGCTTCGTTTTGCTTCCACGCCGATGGGTCGTCGAGCGCAGCTTCGGATGGGTCAATCGTTTCAGGCGGCTGGCACGCGACTATGAGCGATTGCCGGAAACCTTGGCCGGCTTGCACTTTGTTGTCTTCACGATTCTGATGCTTGGAAATGCAGCTACGCTCTTTCAAGGTTCATAA
- a CDS encoding ATP-binding cassette domain-containing protein, with protein MIVVDNLHKSFKTKTGLVKAVDGVSFSAADGQITGLLGPNGAGKTTTLRMLYTLMSPDQGSVSVDGVDAARDPVTVRRALGVLPDARGVYKRLTARENIAYFGELHGMSRTLIAERTRLLSAALDMDDILDRQTEGFSQGQRTKTAIARALVHDPRNVILDEPTNGLDVMTTRAMRGFLQQLRAEGRCVIFSSHIMQEVAALCDRIVIVAKGTVVACGSADELRAATGEDNLEDAFVKAIGSDEGLHA; from the coding sequence ATGATCGTTGTCGACAACCTGCACAAATCATTCAAGACCAAGACCGGGCTGGTGAAAGCCGTCGATGGGGTCAGTTTCAGCGCCGCCGATGGCCAGATCACCGGCCTGCTCGGCCCAAACGGCGCCGGCAAGACCACCACCTTGCGCATGCTCTACACACTGATGTCGCCCGACCAGGGCAGCGTGAGCGTGGATGGCGTGGACGCCGCCCGCGACCCGGTCACGGTGCGTCGCGCACTTGGCGTGTTGCCGGATGCGCGTGGCGTATACAAGCGGCTGACCGCGCGCGAAAACATCGCCTACTTCGGTGAGTTGCACGGCATGTCGCGCACGCTGATTGCCGAGCGCACGCGCCTGCTGTCGGCCGCGTTGGACATGGACGACATTCTCGATCGTCAGACCGAAGGCTTCAGCCAGGGCCAGCGCACCAAGACTGCGATTGCGCGCGCGCTGGTGCACGACCCGCGCAACGTGATTCTCGACGAGCCCACCAACGGGCTGGACGTGATGACCACGCGCGCGATGCGCGGCTTTCTGCAGCAATTGCGTGCAGAGGGGCGCTGCGTGATTTTTTCCAGCCACATCATGCAGGAGGTGGCGGCGCTGTGCGATCGCATCGTCATCGTCGCCAAGGGCACGGTGGTGGCCTGCGGCAGCGCCGACGAACTGCGCGCTGCCACCGGTGAAGACAATCTGGAAGACGCCTTCGTCAAGGCGATCGGCTCGGACGAGGGACTGCACGCATGA
- a CDS encoding metal/formaldehyde-sensitive transcriptional repressor → MAHLNQDKSKLLARVRRIRGQVEGLEKALAQDVDCTALLTQVAAFRGAAQGLMVELLSEHLKHHVAAPDALGDRELAVEDITAILKTYLK, encoded by the coding sequence ATGGCACATCTGAATCAGGACAAATCCAAACTGCTCGCGCGCGTGCGCAGGATCCGTGGACAAGTGGAGGGGCTGGAAAAAGCCCTGGCGCAGGACGTGGACTGCACTGCGTTGTTGACGCAGGTCGCGGCGTTCCGCGGCGCGGCGCAGGGGTTGATGGTCGAGTTGCTCAGCGAGCACCTCAAGCATCACGTGGCAGCACCGGATGCATTGGGCGACCGCGAGCTGGCGGTGGAAGACATCACCGCCATCCTCAAGACCTATCTGAAGTAA
- a CDS encoding ABC transporter ATP-binding protein, with translation MNSPSPITAPALRVCDLRKTYDNGTQALKGVSLDVAPGDFFALLGPNGAGKSTLIGIISSLVNLSAGQVEVFGTDLVQHRSDAMRLIGLVPQEVNFNLFEKPFDILVNYAGFYGMPRAEAERLAEAELRRSHLWEKAQVMSRTLSGGMKRRLMIARAMMTQPRLLILDEPTAGVDIEIRRDMWRVLKEINAAGTTIILTTHYLEEAEHLCRNLAIINHGQIVTQGPMRELLAKLDVEGFLFDIDGDLPAQLPVIEGTTLTAIDSQTLDLDMPRAMDLNRVFATLGSAGIRVRSMRTKSNRLEELFVRLTGDAPAPADAVATITPPAAPNGTPPAQPRSGGQP, from the coding sequence TTGAATTCCCCATCTCCGATCACCGCACCCGCGCTGCGTGTGTGCGATCTGCGCAAGACCTACGACAACGGCACCCAGGCGCTCAAAGGCGTCTCGCTGGACGTGGCGCCAGGCGATTTCTTCGCCCTGCTCGGCCCCAACGGCGCCGGCAAATCCACCTTGATCGGCATCATCAGCTCGCTGGTGAATCTGTCCGCCGGCCAGGTGGAAGTGTTCGGCACCGACCTGGTCCAGCACCGCAGCGATGCGATGCGGCTGATCGGTCTGGTGCCGCAGGAGGTCAACTTCAACCTGTTCGAAAAACCCTTCGACATCCTGGTCAACTACGCCGGTTTCTACGGCATGCCGCGTGCCGAGGCCGAGCGTCTGGCCGAAGCCGAGCTGCGCCGCTCGCACCTGTGGGAAAAGGCCCAGGTGATGAGCCGCACGCTGTCCGGCGGCATGAAGCGCCGGCTGATGATCGCCCGCGCCATGATGACCCAGCCGCGCCTGCTGATCCTGGACGAGCCCACCGCCGGCGTGGACATCGAGATCCGCCGCGACATGTGGCGCGTGCTCAAAGAGATCAACGCGGCCGGCACCACCATTATCCTGACCACGCATTATCTGGAAGAAGCCGAGCACCTGTGCCGCAACCTGGCCATCATCAATCACGGCCAGATCGTCACCCAGGGCCCGATGCGCGAGCTGCTGGCCAAGCTCGATGTGGAAGGCTTTTTGTTCGATATCGATGGCGATCTGCCGGCGCAGCTGCCGGTGATCGAAGGCACCACGCTCACCGCCATCGACAGCCAGACGCTGGACCTGGACATGCCGCGCGCGATGGACCTCAACCGCGTGTTCGCCACGCTCGGCAGTGCCGGCATCCGGGTGCGCTCGATGCGCACCAAGAGCAATCGGCTGGAAGAGCTGTTCGTGCGTCTGACCGGTGACGCCCCGGCGCCCGCCGATGCCGTCGCCACCATCACCCCGCCTGCCGCACCCAACGGCACACCGCCAGCGCAGCCGCGCAGCGGAGGCCAGCCATGA
- a CDS encoding acyl-CoA thioesterase — MPNSSQTPPPTEVRMVEIVFPNHTNHMGTLFGGQALAWMDKAAFLAASRYARRSVVTARSDQVDFKLPIRQGQMVETIARVVSVGRSSIKVEVELIAEDLLSGARELCTRGHFVMIALGADGKPTTVTPLPAPQAWTACGRRQWCAR, encoded by the coding sequence ATGCCAAACAGCTCGCAGACGCCTCCCCCGACCGAAGTGCGCATGGTCGAGATCGTATTCCCCAACCACACCAACCACATGGGCACGCTGTTCGGCGGCCAGGCACTGGCGTGGATGGACAAGGCCGCATTTCTGGCGGCCTCGCGCTATGCGCGGCGCTCGGTAGTCACTGCGCGCTCGGATCAGGTGGATTTCAAACTGCCGATCCGCCAGGGCCAGATGGTGGAAACCATTGCGCGCGTGGTGTCGGTGGGGCGCAGTTCGATCAAGGTGGAAGTGGAGCTGATCGCCGAGGATCTGCTCAGTGGCGCGCGCGAGCTGTGCACGCGCGGCCACTTCGTGATGATCGCGCTCGGCGCCGATGGCAAGCCGACCACGGTGACGCCGTTGCCCGCGCCGCAGGCCTGGACCGCTTGCGGTAGGCGGCAGTGGTGCGCGCGGTAG
- a CDS encoding ABC transporter permease: protein MNEIRTVTEPTNARRNWIALGTIVRREVQRILRIWGQTLVPPAITMTLYFLIFGGLIGSRVGDMGGYTYMQFIVPGLVMMSVIQNSYGNISSSFFGAKFGRHVEELLVSPMPNWVILWGYVSGAVLRGVMVGALVLIIAMFFTPVRIPHPLVTLSTVVLGAIIFSLAGFVNAVYAKKFDDVAIVPTFILTPLTYLGGVFYSVKLLPPWAEAATHANPIFYMVNAFRYGLLGSSDVPIWVAYALMLGFVAVLSALALWLLRRGVGLRS from the coding sequence ATGAACGAGATCCGTACCGTGACCGAACCCACCAACGCACGCCGCAACTGGATTGCGCTGGGCACCATCGTGCGCCGCGAAGTGCAGCGCATCCTGCGCATCTGGGGCCAGACCCTAGTGCCGCCGGCCATCACCATGACGCTGTACTTCTTGATCTTCGGTGGGCTGATCGGCTCGCGCGTGGGCGACATGGGCGGCTACACGTACATGCAGTTCATCGTGCCGGGCCTGGTGATGATGAGCGTGATCCAGAACAGCTACGGCAACATCTCCTCCAGCTTCTTCGGCGCCAAGTTCGGCCGCCATGTGGAAGAGCTGCTGGTCAGCCCGATGCCCAACTGGGTGATCCTGTGGGGCTACGTCTCCGGCGCGGTGCTGCGCGGGGTGATGGTCGGCGCGCTGGTGCTGATCATCGCGATGTTCTTCACCCCCGTACGCATCCCGCATCCGCTGGTGACGCTGAGCACGGTGGTGCTGGGCGCGATCATCTTTTCGCTGGCCGGCTTCGTCAACGCGGTGTACGCCAAGAAGTTCGACGACGTGGCGATCGTGCCCACCTTCATCCTGACCCCGCTGACCTATCTGGGCGGCGTGTTCTATTCGGTGAAGTTGCTGCCACCGTGGGCCGAAGCAGCCACCCACGCCAACCCGATCTTCTACATGGTCAACGCGTTCCGCTACGGCCTGCTCGGCAGCTCGGACGTGCCGATCTGGGTCGCTTACGCGCTGATGCTGGGCTTTGTCGCGGTGCTCAGCGCGCTGGCGCTGTGGTTGTTGCGCCGTGGCGTGGGCTTGCGGAGCTGA
- a CDS encoding GH39 family glycosyl hydrolase yields MRLKILLAIALSGCMATSAVAQEIAPAPRTIQVDVATASGPVDRFYALSIGSDFPGTLIRSDTQAHLVPAVQELGFRYIRFHDVFHDVLGTVKDVDGKLVYDWTKLDQLYDALLAKRIRPFVELGFTPGAMKTSEQTVFYWKGNTSHPDPAKWTQLIDAYVRHIRARYGADEVRQWYFEVWNEPNLKDFWENADQQAYFALYANTARTIKAIDPQLRVGGPSTAGAAWVPELLAYVAKNKLPIDFVSTHTYGVDGGFLDEDGKQDTKLSASPDAIVGDVRRVREQIQASPFPDLPLYFTEWSSSYTPRDFVHDSYISAPYILTKLKQVQGLVQGMSYWTYTDLFEEPGPPPTPFHGGFGLMNREGIRKPAWFAYKYLNALKGRDIPLRDAHAFAAVDGQRIAALAWDWQQPVQAVSNTPFYTRQVPSTDSAPVVFRMTQVPAGTYQLQVRKTGYRHNDPLSLYIDMGMPKDLAPRQLTQLQQATRDTPEQDRRVRVGADGVVEIRVPMRSNDVVLMTLEPSPR; encoded by the coding sequence ATGCGTCTGAAGATCTTGTTGGCAATCGCATTGAGTGGCTGCATGGCGACCTCGGCAGTGGCGCAAGAGATCGCACCTGCGCCGCGCACGATCCAGGTGGATGTGGCTACCGCCAGCGGGCCGGTCGACCGTTTCTACGCTCTGTCGATCGGCTCGGATTTTCCCGGCACCTTGATCCGCAGCGACACCCAGGCACACCTGGTTCCTGCCGTGCAGGAGTTGGGCTTTCGCTACATCCGCTTCCACGATGTCTTCCATGACGTGCTCGGCACGGTGAAAGACGTCGACGGAAAACTCGTCTACGACTGGACCAAGCTGGATCAGCTCTACGATGCGCTGCTGGCCAAACGCATCCGTCCGTTCGTCGAGTTGGGCTTTACGCCCGGCGCGATGAAGACCTCCGAGCAGACGGTCTTCTACTGGAAGGGCAACACCTCGCATCCGGATCCGGCCAAGTGGACGCAGCTGATCGATGCGTACGTGCGTCATATCCGCGCGCGCTATGGTGCCGACGAAGTGCGGCAGTGGTATTTCGAGGTGTGGAACGAGCCCAACCTCAAGGATTTCTGGGAGAACGCCGACCAGCAGGCCTACTTCGCTCTGTACGCGAACACCGCACGCACGATCAAGGCGATCGACCCGCAACTGCGCGTGGGCGGCCCCTCCACCGCCGGTGCCGCATGGGTACCGGAACTGCTGGCCTATGTGGCTAAAAACAAACTGCCGATCGATTTTGTCAGCACGCACACCTACGGCGTGGACGGCGGGTTTCTCGATGAAGACGGCAAGCAGGACACCAAGCTGTCTGCATCGCCGGATGCCATCGTTGGCGATGTGCGACGGGTGCGCGAGCAGATCCAGGCATCGCCGTTCCCGGATCTGCCGCTGTATTTCACCGAGTGGAGCAGCAGCTACACGCCACGCGATTTCGTCCACGACAGTTACATCAGCGCGCCCTACATCCTGACCAAGCTCAAACAGGTGCAAGGCCTGGTGCAGGGCATGAGCTACTGGACCTACACCGATCTGTTCGAAGAACCCGGCCCGCCACCCACGCCGTTCCACGGTGGCTTCGGGCTGATGAATCGCGAAGGCATCCGCAAGCCGGCCTGGTTTGCCTATAAGTACTTGAACGCACTCAAAGGCCGCGACATTCCGCTGCGCGACGCACACGCATTTGCGGCGGTGGATGGCCAACGCATCGCCGCGTTGGCGTGGGATTGGCAGCAGCCGGTGCAGGCGGTGAGCAATACGCCGTTTTACACCAGGCAAGTACCGAGCACCGACAGCGCGCCAGTGGTGTTCCGGATGACGCAGGTGCCGGCCGGCACGTATCAGCTGCAGGTGCGCAAGACCGGCTACCGGCACAACGACCCGTTGTCGCTGTACATCGACATGGGCATGCCCAAGGACCTGGCGCCGCGTCAGCTGACCCAGCTGCAGCAGGCCACGCGCGATACGCCCGAACAGGACCGGCGCGTGCGCGTCGGCGCCGATGGCGTGGTGGAGATCCGCGTGCCGATGCGCAGCAACGATGTGGTGCTGATGACGTTGGAACCGTCTCCGCGCTGA
- a CDS encoding thioredoxin family protein: MQTLHATTPDDYVAALAAHPRLLVDYYKDNCPGCKMLDMSLAKFAASEDAAGVALLKVKLETVGEDFFRGLGLRQTPTLALFKDGAEVARLPGFQSPAQVETAVKSSL, translated from the coding sequence ATGCAGACGCTCCACGCCACCACCCCTGACGACTACGTCGCCGCCCTTGCCGCGCATCCGCGCTTGCTGGTCGACTACTACAAGGACAATTGCCCGGGCTGCAAGATGCTCGACATGTCGCTGGCCAAGTTCGCCGCGAGCGAGGACGCCGCCGGCGTCGCACTTCTCAAAGTGAAGCTGGAAACAGTTGGCGAGGACTTCTTTCGCGGCCTGGGCTTGCGGCAGACGCCGACCCTGGCGTTGTTCAAGGACGGCGCCGAGGTGGCACGCCTGCCCGGCTTCCAGTCGCCGGCGCAGGTGGAAACCGCGGTCAAGAGCAGCCTCTGA
- a CDS encoding alpha/beta hydrolase — MNMVKQPTVVAALLIAMLAAGCQPANKPAENTPAKDAPAATRAGATAPGSAQTPAANTQTGTAAANRYGALQFVPCTLSSGSAAGNIEAQCASLRVPENPAAPTGRRIDLKIAWLESDAGAGNKPDPVFFIAGGPGQSATEAAAIAAAALREVRKNRDIFLVDQRGTGGSHPMRCETADGKPLQAGMASSPEELKAYAQQCAEGLQRHTDPRYYTTAEAIGDLDAVRAALGAPRIDLIGVSYGTRVAQHYAKRYPAQTRAIVLDGVAPSDLVISGEFARTFEDALILQSEQCRAIAACRARFPTDVRTQLRTVMDRLKTESPEVEYRDLRTNAIKRDRVTADAVIGLAFTFSYAPQSAALLPLVLDEAAAGRYAPLMALSHMDMQINQPMQWSVVCAEDADRYRPAPAHQALLLGEDVPRSVFAACPVWPSGKRAADFTAPLRSQVPALLLSGQLDPVTPPRYADTVLKGLPNGRHLVAPGQGHSVMALGCIPKLMAQFIETTNAGALDTRCVADLNNVPAFTSFNGWEP, encoded by the coding sequence GTGAACATGGTGAAGCAACCCACAGTGGTAGCGGCATTGCTGATTGCGATGCTGGCTGCCGGATGTCAGCCTGCAAATAAACCTGCTGAAAACACACCTGCGAAAGATGCGCCTGCTGCAACCAGGGCTGGCGCAACTGCACCCGGCAGCGCGCAGACACCTGCAGCAAACACGCAGACCGGCACGGCCGCAGCCAATCGCTACGGCGCGCTGCAATTCGTCCCGTGCACGCTGAGTTCCGGCAGCGCGGCCGGCAACATCGAAGCGCAGTGCGCAAGCCTGCGCGTGCCGGAAAACCCGGCCGCACCGACAGGGCGCAGGATCGACTTGAAGATTGCCTGGCTGGAAAGCGATGCCGGCGCTGGCAACAAGCCGGATCCAGTATTCTTCATCGCCGGTGGGCCGGGGCAATCGGCGACCGAGGCTGCCGCCATCGCAGCGGCTGCGTTACGCGAGGTACGCAAAAATCGCGACATCTTTCTGGTCGATCAACGCGGCACCGGGGGATCTCACCCCATGCGGTGCGAGACAGCCGATGGCAAGCCGTTGCAGGCCGGCATGGCGTCCAGTCCGGAAGAATTGAAGGCCTATGCGCAGCAATGTGCCGAAGGCTTGCAACGCCATACCGACCCGCGTTACTACACCACTGCCGAAGCCATCGGCGATCTGGATGCCGTCAGAGCCGCCCTGGGTGCGCCACGCATCGACCTGATCGGTGTGTCTTATGGAACGCGCGTGGCGCAGCACTATGCCAAACGCTATCCCGCACAAACGCGCGCCATCGTGCTCGATGGCGTGGCGCCCAGCGATCTGGTGATCAGCGGTGAGTTCGCACGCACGTTTGAAGACGCTCTGATTCTGCAGTCCGAACAATGCCGTGCCATCGCGGCCTGTCGTGCGCGCTTTCCCACCGATGTACGCACGCAGCTGCGTACCGTCATGGACCGCTTGAAGACCGAATCGCCGGAGGTGGAGTATCGCGATCTGCGCACCAACGCCATCAAGCGCGACCGGGTGACCGCCGATGCGGTGATCGGTCTGGCCTTTACCTTCTCCTATGCACCGCAAAGCGCTGCCCTGCTGCCGCTGGTGCTGGATGAAGCCGCTGCAGGTCGCTACGCGCCGTTGATGGCGTTGTCGCACATGGACATGCAGATCAACCAGCCCATGCAATGGTCGGTGGTGTGCGCCGAAGATGCCGACCGTTATCGTCCGGCGCCCGCGCACCAGGCATTGCTGCTGGGCGAGGATGTGCCGCGCAGCGTCTTTGCCGCATGCCCAGTGTGGCCCAGCGGCAAGCGCGCGGCCGATTTCACCGCTCCACTGCGTTCTCAGGTACCGGCCTTGCTGTTGTCCGGTCAGCTGGATCCGGTCACGCCGCCACGCTATGCCGACACCGTGCTCAAGGGACTCCCCAATGGGCGGCATCTGGTTGCACCCGGGCAGGGACACAGCGTCATGGCGCTGGGCTGCATCCCCAAGCTGATGGCGCAGTTCATCGAAACCACCAATGCCGGTGCGCTGGATACGCGCTGCGTTGCCGATCTCAACAACGTGCCCGCGTTCACCTCGTTCAACGGATGGGAACCATGA
- a CDS encoding helix-turn-helix transcriptional regulator, producing MNSRVRELREASGWSQGELGERLGVSRQTINALETGKYDPSLPLAFRIARLFGESIEHVFLFEDGQ from the coding sequence ATGAACAGCCGGGTACGCGAATTGCGCGAGGCCAGCGGTTGGTCGCAAGGCGAATTGGGCGAGCGGCTGGGCGTGTCGCGGCAGACCATCAATGCGCTGGAGACCGGCAAGTACGATCCCAGCTTGCCGTTGGCGTTTCGCATCGCGCGCTTGTTCGGGGAATCGATCGAGCACGTGTTTCTGTTTGAAGACGGGCAGTAG